A single region of the Pararhodospirillum photometricum DSM 122 genome encodes:
- a CDS encoding SCP2 sterol-binding domain-containing protein: MTDASGLTPLMIAGQLARPLPLSVMRAITAPVFRRWVRAWGGPLSGRLEGLTGCLSIRPVGWPVCVDIAVGGPNGLDVFLERPDHSLATAIVSAAPEVLLDLMAAEDGPDGDGAFFSRALRIEGDMVEDNEVPPPVRVKGGGLPDLWRPC; encoded by the coding sequence ATGACCGACGCGTCCGGTCTGACACCCTTGATGATTGCGGGCCAGTTGGCGCGCCCGCTGCCCTTGTCCGTGATGCGGGCGATCACCGCGCCCGTGTTCCGCCGTTGGGTTCGCGCCTGGGGAGGCCCGCTGTCGGGACGCCTGGAAGGCTTGACCGGCTGCTTGTCGATCCGCCCCGTAGGCTGGCCCGTGTGCGTGGATATCGCCGTAGGCGGCCCGAACGGGCTCGACGTCTTCTTGGAGCGGCCCGACCACAGCTTGGCCACCGCCATTGTCTCGGCGGCCCCGGAAGTGCTGCTCGACCTGATGGCCGCCGAGGACGGCCCCGATGGCGATGGTGCTTTTTTCTCCCGGGCCCTGCGCATTGAAGGCGACATGGTCGAGGATAACGAGGTTCCTCCTCCCGTGCGGGTGAAAGGTGGCGGCCTGCCCGATTTGTGGCGGCCGTGTTGA